The following proteins are encoded in a genomic region of Xanthomonas cassavae CFBP 4642:
- a CDS encoding purine-cytosine permease family protein, translating to MSIADKQDGVFAIEGHSIGYIPDQQRHGNPRDLFTLWFCTSIAPLAVITGAMSILTFKLDVVSAITAIVAGHLFGAIVLALASAQGPLAGIPQMIQSRAQFGRFGSLLVVGFTTLIYLGYFISNIILSGKTLHTVIPAIPVPLATVLGAALATVIGIIGYTFIHSFNRIGIWFMGGALLIGLAIMVPNLSADTLSQGGFTPAGWFSMFGIGCVWQISFSPYTSDYSRALPRSVGVFKPFIYTYLGASLGPILAFAFGMLAVSGGGQTDAMEAVRIHTGGFGYALMILFLVNIIGHNAMNLYGAVLSCVTSLQTFSPMWTPGSLARITLSCVLLAVSTMGALWASSNFIEIFINAVFALLFILAPWVSINLLDFYVVNRGQYDIASIFARDGGRYGLFNGKAMTAYVIGTLVQVPFISNTFFQGPWASLFGGVDVSWIVGLIVSAICYALLVVRSPRHANIPVN from the coding sequence ATGAGCATCGCAGACAAGCAAGACGGCGTTTTCGCCATCGAGGGTCACTCCATCGGCTATATCCCGGACCAGCAGCGCCACGGGAATCCACGTGACCTGTTCACCCTCTGGTTCTGTACCAGCATCGCGCCGTTGGCGGTAATCACCGGAGCGATGTCCATCCTGACCTTCAAGTTGGACGTGGTCAGCGCGATCACCGCCATCGTGGCCGGGCACCTGTTCGGTGCCATCGTCCTGGCGCTGGCATCGGCACAAGGGCCGCTGGCTGGCATTCCGCAGATGATCCAGAGCCGCGCACAGTTCGGTCGCTTCGGTTCGTTGCTGGTGGTGGGCTTCACCACGCTCATCTACCTGGGCTACTTCATCTCCAACATCATCCTGTCCGGCAAGACGCTGCACACGGTGATCCCCGCCATACCCGTGCCGTTGGCGACCGTGCTAGGAGCGGCCCTGGCGACCGTCATCGGTATCATTGGCTACACCTTCATTCACAGCTTCAACCGGATCGGCATCTGGTTCATGGGCGGGGCGCTGCTCATCGGCCTGGCCATCATGGTGCCCAACCTCAGTGCCGATACGCTGAGTCAAGGCGGCTTCACGCCAGCCGGCTGGTTTTCCATGTTCGGCATCGGCTGCGTGTGGCAGATCAGTTTCTCTCCCTACACCTCGGATTATTCGCGCGCATTGCCGCGCAGTGTGGGCGTGTTCAAGCCCTTCATCTACACCTATCTTGGCGCATCGCTTGGCCCCATCCTGGCCTTCGCCTTCGGCATGTTGGCGGTCAGCGGCGGTGGTCAGACCGACGCCATGGAGGCCGTGCGCATCCATACCGGCGGGTTCGGCTACGCGCTGATGATCCTGTTCCTGGTCAACATCATCGGCCACAACGCAATGAACCTGTATGGCGCGGTGCTGTCCTGCGTGACTTCACTGCAGACCTTCTCGCCCATGTGGACGCCGGGGAGTCTGGCGCGGATCACGCTGTCGTGCGTGCTGCTGGCCGTGTCCACGATGGGTGCGTTGTGGGCATCGTCCAACTTCATCGAGATCTTCATCAACGCCGTGTTCGCGCTGCTGTTCATCCTCGCCCCGTGGGTGTCGATCAACTTGCTGGACTTCTACGTGGTCAACCGTGGCCAGTACGACATCGCCTCGATCTTTGCGCGTGACGGCGGTCGTTACGGCCTGTTCAACGGCAAGGCGATGACGGCCTATGTCATCGGTACGCTGGTGCAGGTTCCTTTCATCAGCAACACCTTCTTCCAGGGACCGTGGGCCAGCCTGTTCGGTGGGGTGGACGTTTCCTGGATCGTCGGCCTGATCGTCAGCGCGATCTGCTATGCGCTGCTCGTGGTGCGCAGTCCACGCCACGCCAACATTCCTGTCAACTGA